The following coding sequences lie in one Myxococcus xanthus genomic window:
- the ftsY gene encoding signal recognition particle-docking protein FtsY produces MKTPNALDALTAQVPPAPSPAPTPGGGSTQPGTGTPPPDSSPAGDVVGIGAAALFVLLMVLAARKLFFRKRPEEKKPPTVPPAAEKPALPAEQPRLRVELPPSEAEAARLREAEAAHDRAEALARQRTEAAQAARTATDAAERARLEAEARDLKEREEEEKRAEYRAKKAADDEARERRKREQVEAQRLMEEERAREAAAAEEARRAEEAAARAKVEAEAGRTLAQGLDKTRNQGFMARLNGLFGQQRQVDESVLAELEEILFTADIGVRTANHLVEVAREKLKRNELKDPERIKGLIRDEVARICDLPVPRSLEGGGPPHVVMVVGVNGAGKTTTIGKLAAKLTSEGKKVVLAAGDTFRAAATEQLDVWAERAQAQLVKGAEGGDPSAVIFEAVKKAKEEGADVIIADTAGRLHTKAPLMEELKKVKRVMDKALPGAPHEVLLVLDSTNGQNAIQQAKQFHEAVGVSAIALTKLDGTAKGGVVIGICDELKLPVVWVGVGEKVADLRRFEPREFVRALFD; encoded by the coding sequence ATGAAGACGCCCAACGCCCTCGACGCCCTGACCGCGCAGGTGCCGCCCGCCCCCTCTCCCGCTCCCACCCCGGGCGGGGGTTCCACGCAGCCGGGCACCGGTACGCCCCCTCCGGACAGCTCCCCCGCGGGCGACGTCGTCGGCATTGGCGCCGCCGCCCTCTTCGTCCTGCTGATGGTGCTGGCCGCCCGGAAGCTGTTCTTCCGCAAGCGCCCCGAGGAGAAGAAGCCCCCCACCGTCCCTCCCGCGGCCGAAAAGCCCGCCCTCCCCGCCGAGCAGCCCCGGCTGCGCGTGGAGCTGCCCCCCTCCGAGGCGGAGGCCGCCCGGCTCCGCGAGGCCGAGGCCGCCCACGACCGCGCCGAGGCCCTGGCCCGCCAGCGCACCGAGGCCGCCCAGGCCGCCCGCACCGCCACGGACGCCGCCGAGCGCGCCCGGCTGGAGGCGGAGGCCCGCGACCTCAAGGAGCGCGAGGAGGAAGAGAAGCGCGCCGAGTACCGCGCCAAGAAGGCTGCGGACGACGAGGCCCGGGAGCGCCGCAAGCGCGAGCAGGTCGAAGCCCAGCGGCTGATGGAGGAGGAGCGCGCCCGCGAGGCCGCCGCCGCCGAGGAAGCCCGCCGCGCCGAGGAGGCCGCCGCGCGCGCCAAGGTGGAGGCCGAGGCCGGCCGCACCCTGGCCCAGGGCCTGGACAAGACCCGGAACCAGGGCTTCATGGCCCGGCTCAATGGCCTGTTCGGCCAGCAGCGCCAGGTGGACGAGTCCGTCCTGGCGGAGCTGGAGGAAATCCTCTTCACCGCCGACATCGGCGTGCGCACCGCCAACCACCTAGTGGAGGTGGCCCGCGAGAAGCTCAAGCGCAACGAGCTGAAGGACCCGGAGCGCATCAAGGGCCTCATCCGCGACGAGGTCGCCCGCATCTGCGACTTGCCCGTGCCGCGCTCCCTGGAAGGCGGCGGCCCGCCGCACGTCGTCATGGTGGTGGGCGTCAACGGCGCCGGGAAGACGACGACCATCGGCAAGCTGGCCGCGAAGCTCACCAGCGAGGGCAAGAAGGTGGTGCTCGCCGCGGGTGACACCTTCCGCGCCGCCGCCACCGAGCAGCTCGACGTGTGGGCCGAGCGCGCCCAGGCCCAGTTGGTGAAGGGCGCCGAGGGCGGAGACCCCAGCGCCGTCATCTTCGAGGCCGTCAAGAAGGCGAAGGAGGAAGGCGCGGACGTCATCATCGCGGACACCGCCGGCCGGCTCCACACCAAGGCTCCGCTGATGGAGGAGCTGAAGAAGGTGAAGCGCGTCATGGACAAGGCCCTGCCCGGCGCGCCGCACGAGGTGCTGCTGGTGCTGGACTCCACCAACGGCCAGAACGCGATTCAGCAGGCCAAGCAGTTCCACGAGGCCGTGGGCGTCAGCGCCATCGCCCTGACGAAGCTGGACGGCACCGCGAAGGGCGGCGTCGTCATTGGCATCTGCGACGAGCTGAAGCTCCCCGTCGTCTGGGTGGGCGTGGGCGAGAAGGTGGCCGACCTGCGCCGCTTCGAGCCGCGCGAGTTCGTCCGCGCCCTCTTCGACTGA
- a CDS encoding TIGR02300 family protein gives MPAKDLGTKHVCFKCQTKFYDMKKPDPICPKCGADQRESPALKPQPEGRRGRLAAAPKVIEPIEPEEPTGRGEEEEEELDSFDDDEAAGGESEEDEI, from the coding sequence ATGCCGGCGAAGGACCTCGGAACAAAACACGTCTGCTTCAAGTGCCAGACGAAGTTCTACGACATGAAGAAGCCGGACCCGATCTGCCCGAAGTGTGGGGCGGATCAACGGGAAAGCCCGGCGCTCAAGCCACAGCCCGAGGGAAGGCGCGGCCGTCTCGCCGCCGCCCCGAAGGTCATTGAGCCTATCGAACCGGAGGAACCCACCGGTCGCGGCGAAGAAGAGGAGGAGGAGCTGGACTCCTTCGACGACGACGAGGCGGCGGGAGGCGAAAGCGAAGAGGACGAAATCTAG
- a CDS encoding DUF3006 domain-containing protein has product MTTRATLDRIEDDIAVLVVEGREVTRPLSELPEGIREGDVLDLDTLEVDREATEALREEVRRAREKATRGKKPPPAGSFDL; this is encoded by the coding sequence ATGACGACCCGGGCCACGCTGGACCGCATCGAAGACGACATCGCCGTGTTGGTGGTGGAGGGCCGAGAGGTGACGCGCCCCCTGAGCGAGCTGCCCGAGGGCATCCGCGAGGGCGACGTGCTCGACCTCGACACCCTGGAGGTGGACCGGGAGGCCACCGAGGCCCTGCGCGAGGAGGTGCGCAGGGCCCGCGAGAAGGCGACACGCGGCAAGAAGCCGCCGCCGGCCGGGAGCTTCGACCTCTAG
- a CDS encoding AgmX/PglI C-terminal domain-containing protein → MNFTCDNCQKRYSIADEKVRGKTVKVRCKNCQNVITVEGPAEEENTRVVSLADVERIRAQERSLAEPEASAAPAAVISAPIAAAPVAKAPAAALQTPWDDEPTRAAPMKATGSPWFVMVRNKQEGPLDEGALRELVATNTVNGRSFFWQQGMADWKRGSDIPELAGLFEPPPAAEPPPPPPAIAAPPPPEPARPARGAPARREPEPQAFIPEPEPRHAEPEQPWPDEEDEAPDNTYYGDPLPRAQQQPQQQAQVTRRAQQPQAAAAAPLDDALFSDLDLPGNRNGGDDAEPQDDNGVPYPEDPRAALGGGEDDDEGKAVEDTRHFAKKSGVTRRNPAWKYAVFALLLLIVPLGLAYVLSETLGVVPLRVQTVDASGNAVEQPVFSSEGVGALRDKLMGRAPPPAPSKPPAEGKRPVPPSEGNRPATAPAGTGGVADPEAAAAPSKGALEAVYVDPDKKDVDPAVRSGEEVAAADTEDVGGPSDEEVERVLAKAQPAFRDCVEAELRKNPSFKGGKVTLTATVGSSGTVKAATFDRKDLNRNSPVGTCIRDRAKGMVFSAFAGEDVDLEIPLVLSKSM, encoded by the coding sequence TTGAACTTTACCTGCGACAATTGCCAGAAGCGGTATTCCATTGCGGACGAAAAGGTCCGCGGCAAGACGGTCAAGGTCCGCTGCAAGAACTGCCAGAACGTCATCACCGTCGAAGGGCCCGCCGAGGAAGAGAACACCCGCGTGGTGTCCCTGGCGGACGTGGAACGCATCCGCGCCCAGGAGCGTTCCCTGGCGGAGCCTGAAGCGAGCGCCGCCCCGGCGGCCGTCATCAGCGCGCCCATCGCGGCCGCCCCGGTGGCGAAGGCGCCCGCGGCCGCCTTGCAGACGCCCTGGGACGATGAGCCCACGCGCGCCGCGCCCATGAAGGCCACGGGTTCGCCCTGGTTCGTCATGGTGCGCAACAAGCAGGAGGGCCCGCTGGACGAGGGCGCCCTCCGCGAGCTGGTGGCCACCAACACCGTGAATGGCCGCAGCTTCTTCTGGCAGCAGGGCATGGCGGACTGGAAGCGCGGTTCGGACATCCCCGAGCTGGCCGGCCTCTTCGAGCCTCCGCCCGCCGCCGAGCCGCCCCCGCCGCCGCCCGCCATCGCCGCGCCGCCTCCGCCGGAGCCCGCACGCCCCGCGCGCGGCGCGCCCGCGCGCCGGGAGCCGGAACCGCAGGCCTTCATTCCAGAGCCCGAGCCGCGGCACGCCGAGCCCGAGCAGCCCTGGCCGGATGAGGAAGACGAAGCGCCGGACAACACCTATTACGGCGACCCCTTGCCGCGCGCGCAGCAGCAGCCCCAGCAGCAGGCCCAGGTGACCCGCCGCGCGCAGCAGCCCCAGGCCGCCGCAGCCGCGCCGCTGGACGACGCGCTGTTCTCCGACCTGGACCTGCCGGGCAACCGCAACGGCGGTGACGACGCGGAGCCCCAGGACGACAACGGAGTGCCGTACCCCGAGGATCCGCGGGCCGCGCTGGGCGGCGGCGAGGACGACGACGAAGGCAAGGCCGTGGAGGACACGCGCCACTTCGCCAAGAAGTCGGGTGTCACGCGCCGCAACCCCGCCTGGAAGTACGCCGTCTTCGCGTTGCTGCTGCTCATCGTCCCGCTGGGCCTGGCGTATGTCCTGTCAGAGACGCTGGGCGTGGTGCCGCTGCGCGTGCAGACAGTGGATGCCAGCGGCAACGCGGTGGAGCAACCCGTCTTCTCGTCGGAAGGCGTGGGCGCGCTGCGCGACAAGCTGATGGGCCGTGCGCCGCCGCCCGCGCCCTCCAAGCCGCCGGCCGAGGGCAAGCGCCCGGTGCCCCCCTCGGAGGGCAATCGTCCGGCCACCGCGCCCGCCGGTACCGGCGGGGTGGCGGACCCGGAGGCCGCCGCGGCGCCGTCCAAGGGGGCGCTGGAGGCCGTCTACGTGGACCCGGACAAGAAGGACGTGGACCCGGCGGTGCGCAGCGGCGAGGAAGTGGCCGCCGCCGACACCGAGGACGTCGGCGGCCCGTCCGATGAAGAGGTGGAGCGCGTCCTGGCGAAGGCGCAGCCCGCCTTCCGGGACTGCGTGGAGGCCGAGCTGCGGAAGAACCCGTCCTTCAAGGGCGGCAAGGTGACGCTGACGGCCACCGTGGGCAGCTCGGGCACGGTGAAGGCGGCCACGTTCGACCGCAAGGACCTGAACCGCAACAGCCCGGTGGGCACCTGCATCCGCGACCGCGCGAAGGGGATGGTCTTCTCCGCCTTCGCCGGCGAGGACGTGGACCTGGAGATTCCGCTGGTCCTCTCCAAGTCGATGTAG
- a CDS encoding RNA polymerase sigma factor, with product MTASTETQRTIQAVWRIESARLIAGLARMVRDVGRAEELAQDALVAALEKWPESGVPDNPGAWLMATAKRRAIDELRRDKLLERKHEELGHELESLQGSTAPDLDAALDDVVGDDLLRLMFVSCHPVLSKETRVALTLRLLGGLTTEEIARAFLVPVPTVAQRIVRAKRMLAEAHVPFEVPEGGELAARLSTVLEVIYLVFNEGYAATAGDDWMRPALCEDALRLGRILAGLAPKEPEVHGLVALMEIQSSRARARVGPKGEPVLLLEQNRALWDHLLIRRGLAALERAEALGGAQGPYALQAAIAACHGRAPTAEATDWARIAALYDTLAQVVPSPVVELNRAVAHSMAFGPEEGLTLVDALTSEPSLQGYHLLPSVRGDLLGKLGRLGEARAEFEQAAALTANTRERALLLERAAACARGTGRS from the coding sequence GTGACGGCTTCCACCGAGACCCAGCGGACCATTCAAGCGGTCTGGAGAATCGAGTCAGCCCGCCTCATCGCGGGCCTCGCACGGATGGTGCGCGACGTGGGCCGCGCGGAGGAACTCGCACAGGACGCGCTCGTCGCCGCGCTCGAGAAATGGCCAGAGTCGGGCGTCCCGGACAACCCGGGCGCGTGGCTCATGGCCACCGCCAAGCGCCGTGCCATCGACGAACTGCGGCGGGACAAGCTCCTCGAGCGCAAGCACGAGGAACTCGGTCACGAACTGGAGTCACTGCAAGGCTCGACCGCGCCGGACCTCGACGCCGCGCTCGACGACGTCGTGGGCGATGACCTGCTGCGCTTGATGTTCGTCTCCTGCCACCCCGTGCTCTCGAAGGAGACACGGGTAGCGCTCACGCTCCGGCTGCTCGGAGGCCTGACGACCGAGGAGATTGCACGCGCCTTCCTCGTCCCCGTCCCCACCGTGGCCCAGCGCATCGTCCGGGCCAAGCGCATGCTCGCGGAGGCACACGTCCCCTTCGAAGTCCCCGAAGGCGGGGAACTGGCCGCCCGACTGTCGACCGTGCTGGAGGTCATCTACCTCGTCTTCAACGAAGGCTACGCGGCGACGGCCGGCGACGACTGGATGCGCCCCGCGCTCTGCGAGGACGCCCTGCGCCTGGGCCGAATCCTGGCGGGACTCGCACCGAAGGAGCCCGAGGTCCATGGTCTCGTCGCGTTGATGGAGATTCAGTCGTCACGCGCACGAGCGCGCGTCGGGCCGAAGGGCGAGCCCGTCCTCCTGCTGGAGCAGAACCGAGCCCTCTGGGACCATCTCCTCATCCGCCGGGGCCTCGCGGCGCTCGAACGCGCCGAGGCGCTGGGAGGCGCCCAGGGCCCCTATGCGCTCCAGGCCGCCATCGCCGCGTGCCACGGCCGCGCCCCCACGGCCGAGGCGACGGACTGGGCACGCATCGCCGCTCTCTACGACACGCTGGCCCAGGTCGTCCCCTCCCCTGTCGTGGAGCTCAATCGGGCGGTCGCCCATTCCATGGCGTTCGGCCCGGAGGAGGGACTGACCCTCGTGGACGCGTTGACCTCGGAGCCATCACTCCAGGGCTACCACCTGCTGCCCAGCGTCCGTGGAGACCTGCTCGGCAAGCTGGGCCGGCTCGGCGAGGCCCGCGCGGAGTTCGAGCAGGCCGCCGCCCTCACGGCGAACACGCGAGAACGCGCTCTGCTCCTCGAACGGGCCGCCGCGTGCGCGCGCGGAACCGGACGTTCTTGA
- a CDS encoding restriction endonuclease: protein MTANKRLWFIRAGRDAAFFDAFRTEGYVGIGWDKLGQLAPDVSADELDARFAKAYPEDKEGTRRVWAAQVRRFMRDVEQGDSAVTYDPNERIYLLGRIESNVENHAGPPPLVRRVRWTHHVLRNQLSAATRNGLGSIATLFRPNAEATTELWAQAVELERPVASLPPTSAPTVDSDEGTEAVLREEQFEKAEQFIEDRIARLNWSEMQELVAGILRAMGYRTRVAAPGADRGVDIFASPDGLGLQEPRIFCEVKHRVGESMDSQSIRAFLGGRKQGDRCLYVSTGGFTKDARYEADRSSVPLRLLTLSDLRELLVEQYEHLDAETRALVPLKKLYWPVG, encoded by the coding sequence GTGACTGCCAACAAGCGCCTGTGGTTCATCCGTGCGGGCCGCGATGCCGCGTTCTTCGATGCCTTCCGGACGGAGGGGTACGTCGGCATTGGCTGGGACAAGCTCGGCCAGCTCGCGCCGGACGTGAGTGCGGACGAGCTCGACGCCCGGTTCGCCAAGGCCTACCCGGAGGACAAGGAAGGCACTCGGAGGGTCTGGGCCGCGCAGGTCCGCCGGTTCATGCGCGATGTTGAGCAAGGCGACAGCGCGGTGACCTATGACCCGAACGAGCGCATCTACCTCCTGGGGCGCATCGAATCGAACGTCGAGAACCACGCCGGGCCGCCTCCGCTGGTCCGACGCGTTCGCTGGACGCACCACGTGCTGCGAAACCAGTTGAGCGCGGCGACTCGCAATGGCCTCGGGTCCATCGCCACATTGTTCCGGCCCAACGCGGAAGCCACCACGGAACTCTGGGCGCAAGCCGTGGAACTGGAACGTCCCGTGGCGTCCCTGCCGCCCACGTCGGCCCCCACCGTGGACAGCGACGAGGGCACCGAAGCGGTGCTCCGGGAGGAGCAGTTCGAGAAGGCGGAGCAGTTCATCGAGGACCGTATCGCGAGACTGAACTGGAGCGAGATGCAGGAACTCGTCGCAGGCATCCTCCGCGCCATGGGTTATCGCACGCGCGTCGCCGCGCCTGGCGCGGACCGGGGTGTCGACATCTTCGCTTCACCCGACGGCCTGGGCCTCCAGGAACCCCGCATCTTCTGTGAGGTGAAGCACCGCGTGGGCGAGTCCATGGATTCACAATCCATTCGCGCCTTTCTCGGGGGCCGCAAGCAGGGCGACCGGTGCCTCTACGTCAGCACAGGCGGCTTTACCAAGGATGCGCGTTATGAAGCGGACCGCTCCTCGGTTCCGCTTCGCCTCCTCACCCTCTCCGACCTTCGTGAGCTTCTGGTCGAGCAGTATGAGCACCTCGACGCGGAGACGCGGGCGCTGGTCCCCCTGAAGAAGCTTTACTGGCCCGTCGGGTAG
- a CDS encoding zinc ribbon domain-containing protein → MREKLKALAELQNVDLEVASLRKAADVHPRQIAELERELGVARSAIEAERARVSDMEKQKAQLEQNITDEKDKVKKWETRLSEQRSTREYSALAREIDIAKKANLTMAEELAELTKQLGGAREAIKGKEADYATKQQGLSGRMTELRGKLGEAESQVKGLEGRRSEVASGVDATLLRRYEAVRKKKLPAMVGVVAGTCQGCNMNVPPQLYNQLRTGLGTDICPSCNRIIYAVEALQETPAAAK, encoded by the coding sequence TTGCGGGAGAAATTGAAAGCGCTGGCGGAGCTGCAGAACGTGGACCTCGAGGTCGCCTCGCTCCGGAAGGCCGCGGACGTTCACCCCCGTCAGATTGCCGAGTTGGAGCGGGAACTGGGTGTGGCCCGCAGCGCCATCGAGGCGGAACGGGCACGCGTCTCCGACATGGAGAAGCAGAAGGCCCAGCTCGAGCAGAACATCACGGACGAGAAGGACAAGGTGAAGAAGTGGGAGACGCGGCTCAGCGAGCAGCGTTCCACCCGCGAGTACTCCGCCCTGGCCCGTGAAATCGACATCGCCAAGAAGGCCAATCTGACGATGGCGGAGGAGCTGGCGGAGCTGACGAAGCAGCTCGGCGGCGCTCGCGAGGCCATCAAGGGCAAGGAGGCCGACTACGCGACGAAGCAGCAGGGCCTTTCCGGCCGGATGACGGAGCTGCGCGGCAAGCTGGGCGAGGCCGAGTCGCAGGTGAAGGGACTGGAAGGCCGTCGCTCGGAAGTCGCGTCGGGCGTGGATGCCACCCTGCTGCGCCGCTACGAGGCGGTGCGCAAGAAGAAGCTGCCCGCCATGGTCGGCGTGGTCGCCGGCACCTGCCAGGGCTGCAACATGAACGTGCCCCCGCAGCTCTACAACCAGCTTCGTACCGGGCTGGGCACGGACATCTGTCCTTCGTGCAACCGCATCATCTACGCGGTGGAAGCGCTGCAGGAAACCCCAGCGGCGGCGAAGTAG
- a CDS encoding lipoprotein, whose amino-acid sequence MQMQTGRHWQRSVLAAVAVLALSACNVGDAHEEPLELGSNEAELSCQVSQQCANGTSITCGSASGICTSGADNGGWVECNGSRTYCPTTTPCTCESTQRTSQGYASSFNCPAAWSLAEENALALAEQACPRGLCNVVTTQGTCTRVNTTTMRAGYTATYSCMGPPNCQ is encoded by the coding sequence ATGCAAATGCAAACCGGTAGGCACTGGCAACGAAGCGTCCTGGCGGCAGTCGCAGTCCTGGCCCTGTCCGCCTGCAACGTGGGCGACGCGCACGAGGAGCCCCTGGAACTGGGCAGCAACGAAGCGGAGCTCTCCTGTCAGGTGAGCCAGCAGTGCGCGAATGGCACGTCCATCACCTGCGGCTCCGCGAGCGGCATCTGTACCTCCGGCGCTGACAACGGAGGCTGGGTGGAGTGCAACGGGAGCCGGACCTACTGTCCGACGACGACGCCGTGTACCTGCGAGAGCACGCAGCGCACATCCCAGGGCTATGCCTCCAGCTTCAACTGCCCGGCCGCATGGTCCCTGGCGGAGGAAAACGCGTTGGCCCTCGCCGAACAGGCGTGTCCACGGGGGCTCTGCAACGTCGTCACGACGCAGGGCACCTGCACCCGCGTCAACACCACCACGATGAGGGCCGGGTACACCGCCACCTACTCCTGCATGGGGCCCCCGAACTGCCAGTAG
- a CDS encoding ribonuclease HI family protein encodes MPAPSIIDILRHIAREEPLQGTVREFRGLTREHLGQLIEEAAQRLGGMLPTSASATPGSQETPGAVSPPVDAAPASESHPRLRVYSDGAARGNPGPAGAGAVLMDPSGNVVARLGRFLGHQTNNSAEYMGLLLGLKHAQSLGAREVEVFADSELLIRQLGGRYQVKSPTLKPLYEEARKLLKGFTKVKLHHVPRAQNAEADEMSNRAIDERL; translated from the coding sequence ATGCCCGCGCCGTCCATCATCGACATCCTCCGCCACATCGCGCGTGAGGAGCCGTTGCAAGGGACGGTGCGAGAGTTCCGGGGCCTCACCCGGGAGCACCTCGGGCAGCTCATCGAGGAGGCCGCGCAGCGGCTCGGCGGGATGCTGCCGACCTCCGCCTCGGCGACTCCGGGCTCGCAGGAAACGCCTGGGGCCGTGAGCCCGCCGGTGGATGCGGCGCCTGCTTCCGAATCGCATCCGCGGCTGCGCGTCTATTCGGACGGCGCGGCCCGGGGCAATCCAGGGCCCGCGGGCGCGGGCGCGGTGCTGATGGACCCCTCGGGCAACGTGGTGGCCCGGTTGGGGCGGTTCCTGGGGCATCAGACGAACAACAGCGCGGAGTACATGGGCCTGCTGCTGGGCCTGAAGCACGCGCAGTCCCTGGGCGCGCGCGAGGTGGAAGTCTTCGCGGACAGCGAGCTGCTGATTCGTCAGCTCGGCGGGCGCTACCAGGTGAAGAGCCCGACGCTGAAACCGCTGTATGAAGAGGCGCGGAAGCTACTCAAGGGTTTCACCAAGGTGAAGCTGCACCACGTCCCCCGCGCGCAGAACGCCGAGGCGGATGAGATGAGCAACCGCGCCATTGATGAGCGGCTGTAG
- a CDS encoding reverse transcriptase family protein gives MSERRVVAQALASAFLAGPWTLKGLVERGTEVVGGRAHWVASLARSAMIFFPRPPHARMELLGDLLASRPAFVRGFTDPSARARIVRWIASEPRMARQPWPVPELPTQADLAAWLGVTVAQLDWLADVPGIERTSSPGRWRRYRYTWIPKRSGGERLLERPGLDLSLVQRKLLHGILAHIPPHDAAHGFVAGRSVRSFAEPHARQAVVVRVDLEDFFFSVRPARIWAVFRTAGYPDGVVSALAGLCTNRTPSAVVSQARRPDSLAAASARWRLGRRLESRHLPQGAPTSPALANLAAYRLDVRLSALAAAMGAKYTRYADDLAFSGGDALARRTHKLLRYVSQILREEGFTPRTGKTRVMHRSTQQRLAGVVVNEHPSVRRVDYERLKAILHLCRTRGPASQNTEGHPDFRAHLLGRIAWVAHLHPARGAKLRATFDQIAWD, from the coding sequence ATGAGCGAGCGGCGTGTCGTGGCTCAGGCGCTCGCGTCCGCGTTCCTCGCGGGACCCTGGACGCTCAAGGGGCTCGTTGAAAGGGGCACGGAGGTCGTCGGAGGACGGGCGCACTGGGTGGCGTCCCTGGCTCGCAGCGCGATGATCTTCTTCCCGCGTCCGCCGCATGCGCGGATGGAGTTGCTCGGGGACCTGTTGGCTTCGCGTCCCGCGTTCGTGCGGGGCTTCACAGATCCTTCGGCACGTGCGCGCATCGTGCGCTGGATTGCTTCCGAGCCGCGGATGGCGCGGCAGCCGTGGCCCGTGCCAGAGCTGCCGACTCAAGCCGATCTCGCGGCATGGTTGGGCGTAACAGTGGCGCAGTTGGACTGGCTGGCGGATGTACCGGGCATCGAGCGCACGTCCTCGCCAGGACGGTGGCGGCGGTATCGGTACACCTGGATTCCGAAGCGCAGCGGCGGAGAGCGCCTGTTGGAACGACCGGGATTGGACCTGTCGCTGGTTCAGCGGAAGCTGCTGCACGGCATCCTGGCCCACATCCCGCCGCACGACGCGGCGCATGGCTTCGTCGCGGGTCGGAGTGTCCGCAGCTTCGCTGAGCCCCACGCACGGCAGGCCGTGGTGGTCCGGGTGGACCTTGAGGACTTCTTCTTCTCCGTGCGGCCCGCGCGAATCTGGGCGGTGTTCCGCACGGCGGGCTATCCGGACGGCGTGGTGAGCGCGCTCGCGGGACTCTGCACGAACCGTACACCCAGCGCGGTGGTGTCGCAGGCGCGGCGGCCGGATTCACTCGCCGCGGCGAGCGCGCGCTGGCGTCTGGGGCGGAGGCTCGAATCGCGTCACCTGCCCCAGGGGGCGCCCACGTCACCCGCGCTGGCCAACCTCGCGGCGTACCGGCTCGATGTCCGGCTGTCGGCGCTCGCTGCTGCGATGGGCGCGAAGTACACGCGCTACGCGGATGACCTGGCGTTCTCGGGTGGTGACGCATTGGCCCGGCGCACGCACAAGTTGCTGCGCTACGTGAGCCAGATTCTCCGCGAGGAGGGCTTCACGCCACGCACAGGGAAGACGCGGGTGATGCACCGGAGTACCCAGCAGCGGCTCGCGGGCGTGGTGGTGAATGAGCATCCTTCGGTTCGCCGTGTGGACTACGAGCGGCTGAAGGCCATTCTCCACCTGTGCCGCACGCGAGGCCCCGCGAGCCAGAACACCGAGGGGCATCCCGACTTCCGCGCGCACCTGCTGGGCCGCATCGCCTGGGTCGCACACCTGCACCCAGCCCGAGGTGCGAAACTGCGCGCTACCTTCGACCAGATTGCGTGGGACTGA